Proteins encoded within one genomic window of Hevea brasiliensis isolate MT/VB/25A 57/8 chromosome 8, ASM3005281v1, whole genome shotgun sequence:
- the LOC110654612 gene encoding uncharacterized protein LOC110654612: MHSDQEMQDQRTNSGMEDSTTKTVEFLRARLLSERSVSRSARQRADELAKRVAELEEQLRIVCLQRMKAEKATTDVLAILEGNGISDISETFDSSSDPDTPYESKVGNRSSKEEENSVSSKIRNNETQELSGSDIEFSSVTGRSLSWKGCKDSSCYLEKYKDTSLRRRSNFSSVGSSPKHCPGKSCRQIRRKESRSVAEELKANPAKVDAIEDEVAITSENFPNCPDVKPGIFEGVVERGEDKMLLGDSLSSCLGNGQNMSSNGIDYNVYGGDRDMEKALEHQAQLIGQYEAMEKAQREWEEKFRENNNSTPDSCDPGNHSDITEERYEIKGPATNPAITIASQTNELRSEVADFNKIQPNGFLSSSHVDVASLQERESSSMPVSNSSTQDFAFPMVKGKQNQDSPGNNYHPPLHVPHHDSVSHGSHYSPGSQYVSSLPSNTSSSLSKLKDSGGQNELYALVPHRTSNGVGGVLEALKEAKQALQQKLPLVAASVGKSVEHSVPATMPRDKGQIPVGCVGLFRVPTDFSVEANARADFISSIARLSLGNYYPSTGVPAAVSNPFVSSPYLESRPNLSTEDQFLTSQYVGGSRIPTQKPYFDPYLDTGLPSSSRYTYPNYPINTSYPDLMPRMPAREAPSASVPGRTVGVTNLNHFSFIDDNIRPNTYRP, translated from the exons ATGCATTCTGATCAGGAGATGCAAGATCAGAG AACTAATTCTGGAATGGAGGATTCTACTACAAAGACTGTTGAATTCCTTCGGGCACGGCTGTTGTCTGAAAGGTCTGTATCAAGAAGTGCAAGACAGAGAGCTGATGAATTGGCCAAAAGG GTAGCAGAGTTGGAGGAACAACTAAGGATTGTGTGTCTTCAAAGAATGAAGGCTGAGAAGGCAACAACAGATGTTCTTGCTATTTTGGAGGGTAATGGGATTAGTGACATTTCTGAGACATTTGATTCAAGCTCTGATCCGGATACACCTTACGAATCCAAAGTGGGTAATAGATCCTctaaagaagaagagaattctgTCAGTTCAAAAATTAGAAACAATGAGACACAAGAACTTTCAGGTTCTGACATTGAATTTTCTTCAGTAACTGGTAGAAGCTTGTCTTGGAAAGGTTGCAAGGATAGTTCTTGTTATCTTGAAAAATACAAGGATACATCTCTGAGAAGACGGAGTAATTTTTCATCTGTTGGTTCTTCTCCAAAACATTGCCCAGGAAAGTCCTGCCGCCAAATAAGACGCAAAGAATCTAG ATCTGTAGCTGAGGAACTTAAAGCCAACCCTGCCAAGGTTGATGCTATTGAAGATGAGGTTGCTATCACTTCAGAAAATTTTCCAAATTGCCCAGATGTTAAGCCTGGGATTTTCGAAGGTGTTGTTGAAAGGGGGGAAGATAAAATGTTACTGGGGGACTCACtttcaagctgcttaggaaatggCCAAAACATGAGTAGTAATGGCATTGATTATAATGTGTATGGAGGAGACAGAGACATGGAAAAGGCACTTGAACACCAGGCACAACTTATTGGCCAATATGAAGCAATGGAAAAGGCTCAAAGAGAGTGGGAAGAGAAATTCAGAGAAAATAACAACAGTACACCG GATTCATGTGATCCTGGGAACCACTCAGATATCACCGAGGAAAGATATGAGATCAAGGGGCCGGCTACAAACCCTGCTATAACAATTGCCTCCCAAACAAATGAGTTGAGGTCAGAAGTTGCAGATTTCAACAAAATTCAGCCCAATGGCTTTCTATCATCTTCACATGTTGATGTGGCAAGCTTGCAGGAAAGAGAAAGCAGTAGCATGCCTGTTTCCAACTCCTCAACTCAAGACTTTGCATTCCCCATGGTCAAGGGCAAGCAAAATCAAGATAGCCCTGGAAACAACTATCATCCACCATTGCATGTTCCCCACCATGATTCAGTTTCACATGGTTCACATTATTCCCCTGGTAGCCAATATGTATCCAGCCTTCCATCAAATACAAGTAGTAGTCTCAGTAAATTGAAAGATTCTGGGGGCCAAAATGAACTTTATGCATTGGTGCCACACAGAACATCTAATGGGGTGGGTGGTGTGCTAGAGGCACTTAAAGAAGCAAAGCAAGCACTGCAACAGAAATTGCCATTAGTAGCTGCATCCGTTGGAAAATCTGTTGAACATTCTGTGCCCGCTACAATGCCTAGGGATAAAGGACAGATTCCTGTTGGATGCGTTGGACTGTTCAGAGTACCAACTGATTTTTCAGTTGAAGCCAATGCTCGAGCAGACTTCATTAGTTCAATTGCCCGGTTAAGTTTGGGAAACTATTATCCCAGTACAGGAGTTCCTGCAGCTGTCAGCAATCCATTTGTCTCAAGCCCTTACTTGGAGAGTAGGCCAAACTTGTCTACCGAGGATCAATTTCTTACCAGCCAATATGTTGGTGGATCAAGAATCCCAACTCAGAAGCCTTATTTTGATCCTTACTTGGACACTGGTTTACCTTCTTCAAGTAGATACACTTATCCCAATTATCCCATCAATACTTCCTATCCAGACCTGATGCCTCGGATGCCTGCTAGAGAAGCACCGTCGGCATCAGTTCCAGGTAGAACTGTCGGGGTAACTAATTTAAATCACTTTTCATTCATTGATGACAATATTAGACCAAACACATATAGACCGTAG